A genomic window from Nicotiana sylvestris chromosome 11, ASM39365v2, whole genome shotgun sequence includes:
- the LOC138881186 gene encoding uncharacterized protein: protein MVESMNFVLLKEREMPILRMLDFIQEKLGEWFYERRKKANETFHRVSIWAEEEMTKKMDLACKMFVFNLDSMLFRINSEGIEFIVELKKRTCDCLKFQLDELPCPHAIAAINNRYLQKSNYCSNWYSRETWLKTCEGQVNTVGDQKSWKIPQNVQSEITKPPDVEILQGRRQKKRHIPASESSVPFKSTKCSRCKQVGHNRTTCLSSPAPHPYSKKHTEKYSKLQ from the exons ATGGTAGAATCAATGAATTTCGTTTTACTAAAAGAGAGAGAAATGCCTATTTTAAGAATGTTAGATTTCATCCAAGAAAAACTGGGAGAGTGGTTTTATGAACGGAGAAAAAAGGCAAATGAAACTTTTCACAGAGTATCAATATGGGCAGAAGAAGAGATGACCAAGAAGATGGACTTGGCTTGCAAAATGTTT gtGTTCAACCTTGACTCAATGTTGTTTAGAATAAATAGTGAAGGAATTGAATTCATTGTGGAATTAAAGAAGAGAACTTGTGACTGCCTGAaattccaacttgatgaattgCCCTGTCCACATGCAATTGCTGCTATTAATAATAGATATTTGCAGAAATCTAATTACTGCTCAAATTGGTATTCAAGGGAAACATGGCTGAAAACATGTGAAGGACAAGTGAATACCGTGGGAGATCAAAAATCATGGAAAATACCACAAAATGTACAATCTGAGATCACAAAACCTCCCGATGTAGAGATTTTAcaaggaagaagacaaaagaagaggcaTATACCTGCGAGTGAATCATCAGTACCATTCAAGTCTACCAAATGCAGTCGATGTAAACAAGTTGGGCATAACAGAACAACTTGCTTGTCTTCTCCAGCACCTCATCCATATTCCAAGAAACACACTGAAAAATACTCCAAGCTTCAATAA